The Arabidopsis thaliana chromosome 5, partial sequence genomic interval ttaaaagttttgcagatggatttaaaagatttggGGTCCAAAGCCcatgtttcatttgtttcgGCCCATAAATTGTcctaaaaaataacaaattggTTATTTATTGAATGCACAgttgttttgaatttaaaaatttgtagtTGACGAACCggaccaaaccaaaacaaaccatgtaatttgaataaataaaaagaaagcaattTTCCGGTTaacaaaaaatctcaaactcaGTGAGTGAGTCACCGAAAACCTCTTGTAGTAGATTCGTGACGGGTTTGATCATCTCTTCGAGGTCGGTTCTAGGGTTTCACTACGAGAATGGACGGAGATGAGCTCACCGAGCAGGAAACTGCTCTTTATGACCGTCAAATTAGGGTATGGGGAGCTGGTGCTCAAAGAAGGTACTTCACATTGAATCTAACTTCTATGGCTTCAAGCAACAACAAGTTATTGATTTTCCGTTTGAGTACTAATAAACTCTTCTTGTTGGGCTATACTCGGTGAAAGTTTATCTCTTTCTGGGTTTTAAGCTAATTTAGctgttgaaattttgattaggGCTtctctgaattttgttttgtgtttttgcttGCAGATTGAGTAAATCTCATGTTTTGGTATCTGGAATTAAGGGCACTGTTGCTGAGGTACCTCTTACTTTATTTTGTGACTCTCTATTAGCTATGTTGCAGTAGAGTGAGTGTTGGCATCTTACTTGGTTTCCTCCATTTGGTGTTGCAGTTTTGTAAGAACATTGTGTTGGCAGGAGTAGGTAGTGTGACTCTGTTGGATGATCGATTGGTTACAACGGAAGTCTTCAACGCaaacttcttgattcttcctGATGAAAATGCTTATGTAGGCAAAACCGTAGCTGAGATTTGTTGTGATTCACTTAAGGATTTTAACCCTATGGTTCATGTTTCAATAGAGAAAGGTTACTCCTCctttcttcatttctctctaattttagtagaaacaaatgattttagTAACATCGAGTCTATGTCTTcaatttcaggtgatttgtCAACACTTGGTGTTGATTTTTTCGAGAAGTTTGATGTTGTGGTTATCGGCTACAGTTCTCGTGCTACTAAGGTACTGTTGATACCTCCTTCTTTTAGTTGTTCCagttgtttttgtcttttgttgcCATGTAGATTGATCACTTGAAATAATGTGCTTTGTTATGCAGAAAGCAGTTAATGAAAAGTGTAGGAACCTAGCAAAAGATGTAGCGTTCTATACAGTTGATTGTAGAGGCTCATGTGGCGAAATATTTGTCGACCTTCAGAATTATAAGTACACAAAGGTACTCatctcgtttttttcttttgacggTTGTATATCACATGCCTTTCTTTTGGCATATAATGTGTTaactttctttctctattgtCAATTTTGGCTTCATAGAAAAAGCTTGATGAAACAGTGGAATGTGAACTAACATTTCCAAGTTTTGAGGTACAACAAACTTAACTTCTTACTTTCCTGGAACATACTTTCGCATGAAAAGTAATAGAAATTCAATCTATTAACTGGTCTTATTTCTCCAGGAGGCAGTTTCAGTACCGTGGAAACCGATGCCAAGGAGAACAGCAAAGCTCTACTTTGCAATGAGAGGTCTGGCTAACAACAACAGCTAACCTTTTGAAAGCTTGGTTTCTTCCTACGTAACTAATCCGGTTTTGTGATATTCTTGCAGTGATAGAACTATTTGAGGAAACTGAAGGACGTAAACCTGGGGAATGTTCGCTGTCTGATCTCCCAAGAGTTTTGAAACTCAAAAAGGAACTATGTGAAGGAAATGTAAGTTTCTTTAACCTTTATTTGTAAGCTCTACAATAATAACGACAAATAACAAACTTTGTCACTCACTTTGAATCCGAATGTTGCAACAGTCGGTCAGCGAGAATCATATTCCAGATATCCTCTTGGAGAGACTCGTATCTAATAACACAGAATTCCCACCGGCTTGTGCCATCATTGGAGGGATTCTAGGACAGGTACAGTTCTCTATCTCGCTTCTCTAGGACTTTGTTAGTTATCTAGATTAAGCACTTAGCAGAGTAATGTGACTCAAAAAAGTTGTATTTGTACGTACAGGAGGTGATAAAAGTTATATCAGGCAAAGGAGAGCCGTTGAAGAACTTCTTCTACTTTGATGCAGAGGATGGGAAAGGTGTAATCGAGGACCTATCCCACAAGCTTTAACTTCCAAACATGAAAGGTGCTGTGAAACGCTGCTCTTAGTAATTAGTTCCTTGTTGAAGATTGTATTGGAAATTAGACTTTAGAGTACTTAGAACTTGGCTCCTTGTCTTTTGTATCTACTAACTTGGTTCGCTCCTAAAGACAATCTGTAACCCACTATTTACTTTAATCCATCAATTTACACACTCCTATCTATGTGAAGGTGTTCTATTTTGTCCGGAAATTTTCGATTTCGGTTTCTGGCTCTTTGAGTGGCATctttataatataacaaaCAGCAAAATTTGACAGTCTATAGTGAGTTTTGTTATGGTTCATTGCTTAGTGACATTATTTGTTGTTGAGGGAGGTTTCAAACCAATAGAGATGAAAGTGGAAACTTCTCCACAAgttgagaaaaatatttgataaaaacataAGTTGGATGAGGACAAACACAAAAGATACCAAATAATGATTTGGAGATTCTCTTATCCTTAATCTTAAATACTAAAGTCTATGACAGTGACATCTGAACAGAAGAAAGCTCAAGAGTATATAAATTGTAGCTTAGCCTCTGGTGAAGCAGAATCACAAAGTCAAGGATATGGATTTAAACAACAAGATCTTTAACATCCTTCTTCCTATTGTCACGGTTTCGTTTCTTTTAGTGTTCATGCCATTTTCAATATTCTTCAAGCTCCTCCAGTTCATAAGGGGATGCAAAGAGTCCGAGAAAGTCAACGGAAAAGTCGTCATCATCACCGGATCTTCCTCAGGAATTGGCGAGGTTAGTTTGTTTGTAATCCTAGAAAAGCTTGgtctattttttataaattggtTAGTTATTtggtaaaaaacaaaagcaatttGAAGTTGATTTAATGGTGTAGCACCTAGCGTATGAGTATGCTCGTAGAGGAGCATACTTGACTCTAGTAGCTCGGAGAGAGGATCGTCTCCAGGTGGTGGCTGACCGGTGCAGGAAGCTTGGTTCACCAGACGTTGCTGTGGTACGCGGTGATGTCTCAGTCATCAAAGACTGTAAACGTTTTGTTCAAGAAACCATCTCTCGGTTTGGAAGATGTGAGTTAGTCACTATTATTCGAATAACTAATATTACTACTTGCttaaagaacataaaaaatataacaaaatttacatcAGTGGATCACTTGGTGAACAATGCTGGAATTGCGGAGGCCAAATTTTTCGAGGACTATTCTGAAATTTCGGATGTTCTTCCCATTGTGGT includes:
- the SAE1B gene encoding SUMO activating enzyme 1B (SUMO activating enzyme 1B (SAE1B); CONTAINS InterPro DOMAIN/s: UBA/THIF-type NAD/FAD binding fold (InterPro:IPR000594), Molybdenum cofactor biosynthesis, MoeB (InterPro:IPR009036), NAD(P)-binding domain (InterPro:IPR016040), Ubiquitin-activating enzyme, E1-like (InterPro:IPR000011); BEST Arabidopsis thaliana protein match is: SUMO-activating enzyme 1B (TAIR:AT5G50580.2); Has 30201 Blast hits to 17322 proteins in 780 species: Archae - 12; Bacteria - 1396; Metazoa - 17338; Fungi - 3422; Plants - 5037; Viruses - 0; Other Eukaryotes - 2996 (source: NCBI BLink).); its protein translation is MDGDELTEQETALYDRQIRVWGAGAQRRLSKSHVLVSGIKGTVAEFCKNIVLAGVGSVTLLDDRLVTTEVFNANFLILPDENAYVGKTVAEICCDSLKDFNPMVHVSIEKGDLSTLGVDFFEKFDVVVIGYSSRATKKAVNEKCRNLAKDVAFYTVDCRGSCGEIFVDLQNYKYTKKKLDETVECELTFPSFEEAVSVPWKPMPRRTAKLYFAMRVIELFEETEGRKPGECSLSDLPRVLKLKKELCEGNSVSENHIPDILLERLVSNNTEFPPACAIIGGILGQEVIKVISGKGEPLKNFFYFDAEDGKGVIEDLSHKL
- the HSD7 gene encoding hydroxysteroid dehydrogenase 7 → MDLNNKIFNILLPIVTVSFLLVFMPFSIFFKLLQFIRGCKESEKVNGKVVIITGSSSGIGEHLAYEYARRGAYLTLVARREDRLQVVADRCRKLGSPDVAVVRGDVSVIKDCKRFVQETISRFGRLDHLVNNAGIAEAKFFEDYSEISDVLPIVNTNFWGPVYATHFAIPHLKKTKGKIIAVASPAGWSGVPRMSIYAASKAAMINFYETLRIELHPEVGVTIVFPGLIENGNTNPDLLAEVFYYHHFSF
- the HSD7 gene encoding hydroxysteroid dehydrogenase 7 (hydroxysteroid dehydrogenase 7 (HSD7); FUNCTIONS IN: oxidoreductase activity, binding, catalytic activity; INVOLVED IN: oxidation reduction, metabolic process; LOCATED IN: endomembrane system; CONTAINS InterPro DOMAIN/s: Short-chain dehydrogenase/reductase, conserved site (InterPro:IPR020904), NAD(P)-binding domain (InterPro:IPR016040), Glucose/ribitol dehydrogenase (InterPro:IPR002347), Short-chain dehydrogenase/reductase SDR (InterPro:IPR002198); BEST Arabidopsis thaliana protein match is: hydroxysteroid dehydrogenase 4 (TAIR:AT5G50590.1); Has 30201 Blast hits to 17322 proteins in 780 species: Archae - 12; Bacteria - 1396; Metazoa - 17338; Fungi - 3422; Plants - 5037; Viruses - 0; Other Eukaryotes - 2996 (source: NCBI BLink).), with the protein product MDLNNKIFNILLPIVTVSFLLVFMPFSIFFKLLQFIRGCKESEKVNGKVVIITGSSSGIGEHLAYEYARRGAYLTLVARREDRLQVVADRCRKLGSPDVAVVRGDVSVIKDCKRFVQETISRFGRLDHLVNNAGIAEAKFFEDYSEISDVLPIVNTNFWGPVYATHFAIPHLKKTKGKIIAVASPAGWSGVPRMSIYAASKAAMINFYETLRIELHPEVGVTIVFPGLIENGNTNPDLLAEKQDWSQVVTIESAAECAKAVVNGICRGKTFVAEPSWVRVLFWLSAICPELLISKPKRN
- the SAE1B gene encoding SUMO activating enzyme 1B (SUMO activating enzyme 1B (SAE1B); CONTAINS InterPro DOMAIN/s: Molybdenum cofactor biosynthesis, MoeB (InterPro:IPR009036), UBA/THIF-type NAD/FAD binding fold (InterPro:IPR000594), NAD(P)-binding domain (InterPro:IPR016040); BEST Arabidopsis thaliana protein match is: SUMO-activating enzyme 1B (TAIR:AT5G50580.1); Has 4947 Blast hits to 4294 proteins in 1121 species: Archae - 94; Bacteria - 1869; Metazoa - 1154; Fungi - 667; Plants - 410; Viruses - 0; Other Eukaryotes - 753 (source: NCBI BLink).); translated protein: MDGDELTEQETALYDRQIRVWGAGAQRRLSKSHVLVSGIKGTVAEFCKNIVLAGVGSVTLLDDRLVTTEVFNANFLILPDENAYVGKTVAEICCDSLKDFNPMVHVSIEKGDLSTLGVDFFEKFDVVVIGYSSRATKKAVNEKCRNLAKDVAFYTVDCRGSCGEIFVDLQNYKYTKLDETVECELTFPSFEEAVSVPWKPMPRRTAKLYFAMRVIELFEETEGRKPGECSLSDLPRVLKLKKELCEGNSVSENHIPDILLERLVSNNTEFPPACAIIGGILGQEVIKVISGKGEPLKNFFYFDAEDGKGVIEDLSHKL